In Sceloporus undulatus isolate JIND9_A2432 ecotype Alabama chromosome 7, SceUnd_v1.1, whole genome shotgun sequence, one DNA window encodes the following:
- the DPH7 gene encoding diphthine methyltransferase, whose amino-acid sequence MAVQCKTQTLQVVNTEYSADAVEWCPVDGWHSILACGTYQLKKPSSKPGESPDENNEPHVRLGRLYVYYFEEQPFAPLTEVQRLEMAAVLDIKWCHAPIAEHPVLGIANAKGAVELSHLIGREKKSCRLETLCSVNLGDECLALSLDWSTGREQRGRPLQLVSSDSKGRLSLLSIDESAPSVYILEQWKAHDFEAWIAAFNYWNTSIMYSGGDDCKLRGWDTRSSPRAPIFNSEGHSMGVCSIQCHPLQENLLATGSYDEHVLLWDTRNMKQPLADTHVQGGVWRLKWHPKQKHLLLAACMDNGFKILDCQGSMVENKEKCAILSSYILHNSLAYGADWSRLLLRDPLVLSTAMPVVHMDQGDGTVDLKVQNLKIVYESPTATFDVLLDEEDHTSVSSVQAEGSSNLEGSSVDGKGSGTKACGETGSCKAHKETSLLATCSFYDSALHVWKWQTSQAATPLS is encoded by the exons ATGGCTGTGCAGTGCAAGACTCAGACCTTGCAGGTGGTCAACACAGAATACAGTGCTGATGCTGTGGAATGGTGCCCTGTGGATGGCTGGCACAGCATCCTTGCATGTGGCACCTACCAGCTGAAGAAACCTTCCAGCAAG CCTGGTGAAAGCCCTGATGAAAACAATGAGCCTCATGTGCGTCTGGGCCGCCTATATGTCTACTACTTTGAAGAACAACCTTTCGCACCATTGACTGAGGTCCAAAGGCTGGAAATGGCTGCTGTACTGGACATTAAATG GTGCCATGCTCCTATTGCAGAGCATCCTGTTCTAGGCATTGCAAATGCCAAGGGAGCAGTGGAGCTCTCCCACTTGATAGGACGTGAG AAAAAGAGCTGCAGACTGGAAACGCTGTGCAGTGTTAACCTGGGAGATGAATGCCTTGCTTTGTCTCTGGACTGGTCCACAGGACGGGAGCAACG AGGCCGCCCTCTACAACTGGTCAGCAGTGATTCCAAAGGGAGGCTGAGCTTGCTGTCCATTGACGAATCTGCTCCATCTGTATACATCTTGGAACAATGGAAGGCACATGACTTTGAGGCCTGGATTGCTGCATTTAACTACTGGAATACAAGTATTATGTATTCAG GGGGAGATGACTGCAAGTTACGAGGCTGGGACACCCGAAGTAGCCCAAGGGCTCCTATCTTCAATAGTGAGGG GCATTCAATGGGTGTGTGCAGTATCCAGTGCCACCCGCTCCAGGAGAATCTGCTGGCCACAGGAAG CTATGATGAACATGTCCTTCTCTGGGACACCCGGAATATGAAGCAACCATTGGCAGACACCCATGTGCAGGGCGGAGTTTGGAGGTTAAAATGGCATCCAAAACAGAAGCATTTACTGCTGGCAGCCTGCATGGATAATGGCTTCAAAATCCTTGATTGCCAAGGCAGCATGG TGGAGAACAAAGAGAAATGCGCTATTCTTTCATCCTACATCTTGCACAACTCCTTGGCCTATGGAGCGGACTGGTCAAGACTCCTCCTGAGGGATCCCTTGGTGCTGTCTACAGCAATGCCGGTAGTTCATATGGATCAAGGCGATGGAACTGTGGACCTTAAAGTGCAGAACCTCAAGATAGTTTACGAATCCCCCACCGCCACTTTTGATGTGCTACTAGATGAGGAGGATCATACATCGGTGTCCTCAGTCCAAGCAGAAGGAAGCAGCAACCTGGAGGGATCAAGTGTCGACGGGAAAGGGTCAGGCACCAAAGCATGTGGCGAAACTGGGTCATGTAAAGCCCACAAAGAGACCAGCCTTCTGGCCACATGTTCCTTTTACGACAGTGCCCTACATGTGTGGAAATGGCAAACTAGCCAGGCTGCTACCCCATTGTCCTGA